AAGCAACAATGACAGCAGTCAAACGGCAGTCTGGCATCACATTGATCGAACTGATGATCGTTGTCGCGATCATCGGCATTATCGCGGCGATCGCCTTGCCCAGTTACAACCGGTACGTCGAGAACGCCCGCGCAGCGGACGCCAAGAGTGCGCTTATGTCGCTGGCAAACGCCATGGAGCGCTTTCATACCCAGAACATGACCTACGCTGGTGCGACGATCGGCAGTACTGCCGGCGCTATCTTTCCGGATGAGGCGCCGCTCGATGGCAGCGCCAAATTCTACGACCTGGCGATTACTACACAAACTGCGACTGCCTTCCGTATTGAGGCTCAGCCGAAGAATGGCCAGGGCGGTGGAACCATCGCGTTGCTTTCAAATGGCCAGAGGGTCAAC
This DNA window, taken from Marinobacter gudaonensis, encodes the following:
- a CDS encoding type IV pilin protein, coding for MTAVKRQSGITLIELMIVVAIIGIIAAIALPSYNRYVENARAADAKSALMSLANAMERFHTQNMTYAGATIGSTAGAIFPDEAPLDGSAKFYDLAITTQTATAFRIEAQPKNGQGGGTIALLSNGQRVNWD